In one window of Chryseobacterium viscerum DNA:
- a CDS encoding nuclear transport factor 2 family protein produces MKKIAGILLLLSAVCFGQQNQDIEKPIRNLFLGMKNADPELVKSAFAENAVLQTITKDGTVKSDSISDFVASVSKFTKGDLDERIIVEAIHTDGNLASVFTPYSFYLKEKLSHCGANSFQLVKQNNEWKIQYIIDTRRKEGCKEIK; encoded by the coding sequence ATGAAAAAAATCGCTGGTATTCTTTTACTGTTAAGTGCTGTTTGCTTCGGGCAGCAGAATCAGGATATTGAAAAACCTATCCGTAACTTATTCCTTGGCATGAAAAATGCAGATCCTGAGCTGGTAAAATCAGCCTTTGCTGAAAATGCCGTTCTTCAAACAATCACGAAGGATGGTACTGTAAAAAGTGACAGCATATCAGATTTTGTTGCTTCGGTTTCAAAATTTACAAAGGGAGATCTGGATGAAAGAATTATTGTAGAAGCCATTCATACGGATGGAAATCTGGCTAGTGTATTTACGCCTTACTCTTTTTATTTAAAAGAAAAATTATCACATTGCGGGGCTAATAGCTTTCAGTTGGTGAAGCAGAACAACGAATGGAAAATCCAGTATATTATTGATACGAGAAGAAAAGAAGGCTGTAAGGAAATTAAATAA
- a CDS encoding VOC family protein produces MKIHHIAIICSDYAVSKKFYTEILGLNIIREVYREERQSYKLDLAIGDYYVIELFSFPNPPQRPSRPEACGLRHLAFSVENVTEKRNELIEKGLNCEEIRIDEFTGKEFFFTQDPDQLPLEFYEM; encoded by the coding sequence ATGAAGATCCATCATATTGCAATCATTTGCTCAGATTATGCCGTTTCAAAGAAATTTTATACGGAAATTTTAGGTCTGAATATTATCCGGGAAGTATACCGTGAAGAAAGACAGTCTTATAAACTTGATCTCGCGATCGGGGACTATTATGTGATAGAGCTGTTTTCTTTTCCCAATCCTCCTCAGCGTCCATCACGTCCTGAAGCATGTGGCTTAAGACATCTCGCTTTTTCCGTTGAAAATGTAACTGAAAAACGAAATGAACTGATAGAAAAGGGGTTGAATTGTGAAGAAATCCGGATAGATGAATTCACGGGGAAAGAATTTTTCTTCACCCAGGATCCTGATCAGCTGCCGTTAGAATTTTATGAAATGTAA